The proteins below come from a single Nitrospirota bacterium genomic window:
- a CDS encoding secondary thiamine-phosphate synthase enzyme YjbQ, translating to MVKHINVRSKSRVELIDITDMVQDVTKEANILKGVCFLYVPHTTAGITINEGADPSVQRDIQNALNRLVPHEMGYFHREGNADAHIKSTIVGTSVHVIIDEGKLLLGTWQSIFFCEFDGPRHRRIAIKFIH from the coding sequence ATGGTCAAACACATTAATGTCAGAAGCAAATCGCGGGTTGAACTGATCGATATTACTGATATGGTACAGGACGTAACAAAAGAGGCAAACATTCTGAAAGGGGTTTGTTTCCTGTACGTTCCGCATACCACCGCCGGCATCACAATAAACGAAGGCGCAGACCCGAGCGTTCAGCGCGATATCCAGAACGCACTGAACAGGCTTGTCCCCCATGAAATGGGATATTTCCACAGGGAAGGCAATGCGGACGCCCATATCAAATCGACGATTGTCGGGACATCGGTTCATGTAATTATCGATGAGGGCAAGCTGCTTTTGGGCACCTGGCAGTCGATTTTTTTCTGTGAGTTTGACGGTCCCAGACACAGAAGGATTGCGATTAAGTTTATTCATTAA
- the lpxK gene encoding tetraacyldisaccharide 4'-kinase, translated as MTVLELVYHLGCILKKTAAHRNQKRLPRRVLSIGNMTVGGTGKTPAAIALAKEVMRRGLKPCILTRGYMGKARGPCLVSMGQGPLLDAKLAGDEAVLMAEKLPGATVVKGGNRYESGMFALNQMEPEHRPDLFILDDGFQHWSLFRDKNILLIDSANPFGNRRLIPLGTLREPLQEMKRADVIVLTKRASGSSPQAQDALMSEIRRHNGHASLFVAEHRPVAFRTLHGESFPLNWAENRTFFGFCGIGNPQSFRQTFLSVDAKKELKGIISFRDHHRYTQRDIQTVTRNAARTGAEWIVTTEKDIMRLRGLDLPEQIVSLSIEFITDGKFYDEVLRGLYSNSADA; from the coding sequence ATGACTGTTCTTGAGCTTGTGTATCATCTCGGCTGCATCCTGAAAAAAACCGCTGCACACAGAAATCAGAAGAGACTCCCGCGCAGAGTTCTCAGTATCGGCAATATGACTGTCGGGGGAACTGGAAAAACACCTGCAGCGATCGCACTGGCCAAGGAAGTAATGCGCAGGGGGTTAAAACCCTGCATCCTCACAAGAGGATACATGGGGAAGGCCAGAGGCCCCTGTCTTGTCAGCATGGGCCAAGGACCCCTTTTGGATGCAAAGCTGGCGGGAGATGAAGCAGTGCTCATGGCAGAAAAACTCCCCGGGGCAACTGTAGTTAAGGGCGGCAACCGGTACGAATCGGGCATGTTTGCCCTCAATCAGATGGAACCCGAACACCGGCCCGATCTTTTCATACTCGACGACGGATTTCAGCACTGGTCGCTTTTCAGAGATAAAAATATCCTTCTGATCGACAGCGCAAACCCGTTTGGCAACAGGAGGCTTATTCCTCTCGGGACACTCAGGGAACCGCTGCAGGAGATGAAGCGCGCTGATGTCATTGTGCTCACAAAGCGTGCCTCAGGCAGCAGCCCTCAGGCACAGGATGCACTGATGAGTGAAATACGAAGGCATAACGGGCATGCATCTCTTTTTGTTGCAGAGCACCGGCCTGTTGCGTTCAGAACCCTGCACGGCGAGTCGTTTCCGCTCAACTGGGCAGAAAACAGAACGTTTTTTGGCTTCTGCGGAATAGGAAATCCGCAGTCGTTCAGGCAGACCTTTCTGTCAGTGGATGCAAAGAAGGAACTGAAAGGCATCATAAGTTTCAGGGACCACCACCGGTATACGCAGCGAGACATACAGACAGTAACGCGCAACGCGGCAAGGACAGGTGCAGAGTGGATTGTTACGACAGAAAAGGATATAATGAGACTCAGAGGGCTGGATCTGCCGGAACAGATCGTTTCGCTCTCCATTGAATTCATCACTGATGGGAAATTTTATGACGAAGTTTTGAGAGGACTATACTCGAACTCCGCAGATGCGTGA
- a CDS encoding DUF2062 domain-containing protein — protein sequence MKLFSKIKDYILRFTKKGLTPKEIALGIAVGIFVAFVPVLGTHTVIAIFLASVLRVNTLIVLLGTQISNPVSYPFQLFLCAQVGNLLLHRSFLRITFSGDINYVSHYIWPILAGSLFLGVVLSGLSYLFVKGYLNRRNSTA from the coding sequence ATGAAACTTTTTTCAAAAATAAAAGACTACATTCTAAGATTCACAAAAAAGGGGTTGACTCCAAAGGAAATAGCGCTCGGGATTGCTGTTGGCATTTTTGTTGCCTTTGTGCCTGTTCTGGGCACCCATACCGTAATCGCCATTTTCCTTGCGTCCGTCCTGAGGGTCAATACCCTGATCGTGCTTTTAGGAACACAGATATCCAATCCGGTCTCCTACCCGTTCCAACTTTTTCTCTGCGCCCAGGTCGGGAACCTGTTGCTGCATAGAAGTTTTCTCCGGATTACGTTCTCGGGTGACATAAATTATGTCAGCCATTACATCTGGCCGATACTTGCAGGGAGTCTCTTCCTCGGGGTGGTGTTATCAGGACTTTCATATCTCTTTGTGAAAGGGTATCTGAACAGAAGAAATAGCACGGCATGA
- a CDS encoding 3-deoxy-D-manno-octulosonic acid transferase produces MIFVYSLLYMIVVLVLLPFEYFRRPKELRKRWLREKFGNLNAAILFGHTAPPAGRKSRGAVWIHAVSVGEVMAASALLGNLKERYPDRRLILSTITDTGRKVAGERAPGGTAVVYLPLDIPFILKRVIKKVSPELLIVIETELWPNLIRVFREHGIPVLLLNGRISEKSFKGYRKIRFFMKTVLAHVDFFGMQNNEYAERIRELGASRERIVTIGNFKFDISPPAKIPEWTNKLRGPVVTAGSTHEGEEDLLSAGYSALKEKFPDLTLIIAPRHPERFRGVEEMLRARDIPYMKRSALDDPASSPAVLQGMVILLDTVGELSAVYSVSDIAIIGKSFRGHGGQNPLEPAYWGKPIVCGPHMENFPVIAQFYQKGAAVEVREDALFPKIEELLLAPEKAGRMGITARELYAANTGAVGKAMEIIAGFLK; encoded by the coding sequence ATGATCTTTGTGTATAGCCTCCTTTATATGATTGTCGTCCTCGTGCTGTTGCCGTTCGAGTATTTCAGGAGACCGAAAGAACTCCGGAAGAGATGGCTCAGGGAAAAATTCGGAAACCTTAACGCGGCGATCCTCTTCGGGCACACCGCTCCTCCGGCAGGAAGGAAATCGAGGGGCGCGGTCTGGATTCATGCCGTTTCCGTCGGTGAGGTCATGGCTGCATCAGCGCTCCTCGGGAATCTGAAGGAGCGGTATCCTGACAGGAGGCTGATTCTTTCCACCATTACCGATACAGGCCGGAAAGTGGCAGGAGAAAGGGCTCCCGGAGGCACGGCAGTTGTCTATCTTCCGCTGGATATCCCTTTTATCCTGAAAAGAGTCATAAAGAAAGTATCTCCTGAGCTGCTGATCGTAATCGAAACAGAACTCTGGCCGAATCTCATCAGAGTTTTTCGGGAACATGGAATCCCTGTCCTTCTGCTGAACGGGCGTATTTCAGAAAAATCATTCAAAGGCTACCGGAAGATCAGGTTTTTCATGAAAACGGTGCTTGCCCATGTGGATTTTTTCGGCATGCAGAACAACGAGTATGCAGAAAGGATCAGGGAACTCGGGGCCAGCCGGGAACGTATTGTTACGATCGGCAATTTCAAATTCGACATAAGCCCTCCGGCCAAAATTCCGGAATGGACGAACAAACTCAGGGGGCCGGTGGTCACCGCAGGAAGCACCCATGAAGGAGAAGAAGACCTCCTGTCAGCCGGGTATAGCGCCCTTAAGGAGAAGTTTCCGGATCTCACCCTGATCATTGCCCCGAGACATCCGGAGAGGTTCAGGGGTGTTGAGGAGATGCTCCGGGCAAGGGATATCCCGTATATGAAACGTTCCGCATTGGACGACCCCGCCTCATCTCCGGCTGTCCTTCAGGGAATGGTTATCCTCCTGGACACTGTCGGCGAACTTTCAGCGGTATACAGCGTCTCAGACATCGCAATAATCGGAAAGAGTTTCCGGGGGCACGGGGGACAGAACCCGCTGGAACCGGCGTACTGGGGCAAGCCCATCGTATGCGGCCCTCATATGGAGAATTTCCCGGTAATCGCACAATTCTACCAAAAAGGCGCAGCAGTTGAAGTCCGGGAAGATGCACTCTTTCCGAAGATCGAGGAGCTGCTCCTTGCTCCGGAAAAAGCGGGCAGGATGGGCATAACTGCACGGGAGCTCTATGCCGCGAACACCGGTGCTGTCGGGAAGGCGATGGAGATTATCGCGGGCTTTCTGAAATGA
- a CDS encoding lipid-A-disaccharide synthase, with translation MAKSFVNVNTMSTVMIIAGESSGELYGSLLARSLKRALPDVRLLGVGGERMREAGVELIARTSDAFGLTEAVSAYGKIREAFRRTVKALREHRPDVLVLIDYPDFNLKVGSIASSLGIRILYYVSPQIWAWRKGRIKKIARLVDRMAVILPFEEDIYRTAGVSCEFVGHPILEEISAVLGKESFGTQDSSLGESFTMNPQIRAESRSLLGLDPETPILSLLPGSRPSELTRHLPLLLNVVRKFKTDPATAHYRLCMPLSSNTDEGRYASWLSGFRDEGVHIHKGETVRTLAASDIAVVASGTATLQTALLEVPMVVIYKLSPLTYQLGKLILDVRHISLVNILSGREVVTELIQERADTETIMGELKKIISDTKYREGMRESLRNVREPFLGKTPSDRVAGMVIELAGGG, from the coding sequence ATGGCCAAATCCTTCGTGAATGTTAATACGATGTCGACTGTCATGATTATTGCGGGAGAGAGTTCAGGAGAATTATACGGCTCTCTCCTTGCCAGATCCCTGAAGCGCGCATTGCCTGATGTACGTCTGCTCGGCGTCGGCGGGGAAAGAATGCGCGAAGCAGGGGTGGAACTTATCGCACGAACCTCGGATGCCTTTGGCCTTACAGAGGCGGTCTCGGCGTATGGAAAAATCCGGGAGGCCTTCCGCCGAACAGTAAAAGCGCTCAGGGAACACAGGCCTGATGTGCTCGTCCTTATCGATTATCCTGATTTCAATCTGAAAGTCGGCAGCATAGCCAGCTCTCTCGGCATACGGATCCTCTATTATGTAAGCCCGCAGATATGGGCATGGAGGAAGGGAAGGATAAAAAAAATCGCAAGGCTTGTGGACAGGATGGCGGTCATCCTGCCTTTTGAGGAAGACATTTACCGGACCGCAGGCGTATCCTGCGAGTTTGTCGGTCACCCGATACTCGAAGAGATCAGTGCAGTATTGGGGAAAGAGTCCTTCGGCACTCAGGATTCGTCGCTCGGGGAATCCTTCACAATGAACCCCCAAATCCGTGCGGAGTCCAGGTCTTTGCTCGGACTCGATCCTGAGACACCGATTCTCTCTCTTCTGCCCGGCAGCAGGCCGAGCGAGCTTACAAGGCATCTGCCTTTACTGCTCAATGTCGTCAGAAAGTTCAAAACTGACCCTGCAACAGCACATTATCGGCTTTGCATGCCGCTGTCCTCCAACACAGATGAGGGAAGATATGCGTCTTGGCTGTCAGGCTTCAGGGACGAAGGGGTGCATATTCACAAAGGCGAAACAGTAAGGACACTGGCGGCATCAGACATTGCGGTGGTTGCTTCAGGCACCGCGACGCTGCAGACCGCCCTGCTTGAAGTCCCGATGGTGGTAATCTACAAGCTCTCTCCCCTTACCTATCAGCTCGGGAAACTCATCCTTGATGTCAGGCATATCTCACTGGTCAATATCCTCTCGGGAAGGGAAGTGGTAACCGAGCTCATACAGGAGCGGGCGGATACGGAAACAATCATGGGGGAGCTGAAAAAGATCATCTCCGATACAAAGTACCGGGAAGGCATGCGTGAGAGCCTCAGAAACGTGAGAGAACCATTCCTTGGGAAAACCCCCTCTGACAGGGTCGCCGGCATGGTAATAGAGCTTGCCGGAGGAGGATAG
- a CDS encoding DegT/DnrJ/EryC1/StrS family aminotransferase produces MVPMVDLKKQFRSIKGEVFSVLTEILESSHYILGAKVGEFEKKAAEYFHVKEGIGVASGTDAIHLALDALGIGEGHEVITTPFTFFATVEAVLYTGATPVFVDIEPETLNIDVRQLETHITKKTRAILPVHLFGHPADMEGIRKIARKYRLKVIEDCAQSFGAELHGKKAGSFGDAGCFSFYPSKNLGAYGDGGMIILDNPRVAETVRALRNHGSKGAYRHERVGFNSRLDEIQAGILLIKLGHIDEYNRKRRAHAALYNSLLGDSVQCPVEQQGAFHVYHQYTVMSGRRDAIQQTLRENGISSVVYYPVPLHLQKALKFLGYYKGDFPVAEKAAREVLSLPIYPELGERTIHKIAKVIREVA; encoded by the coding sequence ATGGTTCCAATGGTTGATTTGAAAAAACAGTTCCGGAGCATTAAGGGCGAGGTGTTCTCTGTCCTCACGGAGATACTCGAAAGCAGTCATTATATACTCGGGGCGAAGGTTGGTGAATTCGAAAAAAAGGCTGCAGAGTATTTTCATGTAAAAGAGGGCATAGGGGTAGCTTCTGGGACTGATGCGATCCATCTTGCACTCGATGCCCTCGGAATCGGTGAAGGGCATGAAGTCATCACCACCCCCTTTACTTTTTTTGCCACAGTTGAGGCTGTACTGTATACCGGAGCCACCCCGGTTTTTGTCGACATCGAGCCGGAAACCCTGAATATCGATGTACGCCAGCTTGAGACGCATATCACAAAAAAGACAAGGGCGATTCTTCCCGTACATCTTTTCGGCCACCCTGCTGATATGGAAGGCATAAGAAAGATCGCGAGGAAATACCGGCTGAAGGTTATAGAAGATTGCGCGCAGTCGTTCGGCGCTGAATTGCACGGGAAGAAAGCGGGAAGCTTCGGGGATGCGGGCTGTTTCAGCTTCTATCCGAGCAAAAACCTTGGTGCATACGGAGACGGAGGCATGATTATCCTTGACAACCCGCGCGTTGCAGAAACCGTGAGGGCTCTCAGAAATCATGGGTCAAAGGGTGCATACCGGCACGAGAGGGTCGGCTTCAACAGCAGGCTTGATGAAATCCAGGCAGGGATTCTCCTGATTAAGCTCGGACATATCGACGAATACAACAGGAAGAGAAGAGCGCATGCGGCTCTCTACAACAGTCTCCTCGGTGACAGCGTACAATGTCCGGTCGAGCAACAGGGGGCCTTTCATGTCTATCACCAGTATACGGTCATGAGCGGCAGGAGGGACGCAATCCAGCAGACACTGAGAGAAAACGGGATATCCTCAGTTGTCTACTATCCGGTGCCGCTTCACCTCCAGAAGGCGCTGAAATTTCTCGGATACTACAAGGGAGACTTCCCTGTGGCCGAGAAGGCTGCCCGGGAAGTACTGTCTCTGCCGATATACCCGGAACTCGGAGAACGCACGATACATAAAATCGCAAAGGTGATCAGGGAAGTTGCGTAG
- a CDS encoding Gfo/Idh/MocA family oxidoreductase yields the protein MAVRVGVIGVGYLGQHHARIYAELAETDLVAIVDIDREKADTLAGKYGCQAYYNHRDILGKVDALSIVTPTTSHYAIAIDCLSAQKDILIEKPITENIAQADEIIRESEKSGCIIQVGHLERYNPAVLAASAMFNEPVFIESERFSPFLGRGTDVDVTLDLMIHDIDIILSLVTIPVKEIRAVGAKVLTDKIDVAKAWIEFENGCAALATVSRLSPEKLRRLKVFQRDSYIAVDYQNSEVRRYFKNAEGIASDIIKPEKTEPLKEELKDFIRCVQGRQKPKVSAVEGRNALHVVMKITDKIIL from the coding sequence TTGGCTGTCAGGGTAGGAGTAATCGGGGTAGGATACCTCGGGCAGCATCATGCCCGAATCTATGCAGAGCTTGCGGAGACAGACCTCGTCGCGATCGTTGACATCGACAGGGAAAAAGCTGACACGCTTGCCGGGAAGTATGGTTGCCAGGCGTATTACAACCACAGGGATATTCTCGGCAAGGTCGACGCCCTGAGTATTGTAACGCCTACAACATCACATTATGCGATTGCGATCGACTGCCTCAGTGCGCAGAAGGATATACTTATTGAGAAGCCGATAACCGAAAATATTGCCCAGGCCGATGAGATCATCCGTGAATCAGAGAAAAGCGGCTGCATCATCCAGGTAGGGCATCTCGAACGATACAATCCTGCGGTGCTCGCAGCTTCAGCAATGTTCAACGAGCCGGTATTCATAGAATCCGAACGCTTTTCACCTTTTCTCGGGAGGGGGACTGATGTCGATGTCACTCTGGATCTGATGATCCATGATATCGATATCATTCTCAGTCTCGTAACCATTCCCGTGAAGGAGATACGGGCTGTGGGCGCTAAGGTGCTCACCGACAAGATCGATGTGGCAAAGGCCTGGATTGAGTTCGAGAACGGATGTGCAGCCCTCGCTACGGTAAGCAGGCTTTCGCCGGAAAAGCTGAGGAGGCTGAAGGTGTTTCAGAGGGATTCCTATATCGCTGTTGATTACCAGAATTCGGAAGTCAGACGTTATTTCAAAAACGCGGAGGGGATCGCGTCTGATATCATAAAACCGGAAAAGACAGAGCCCCTGAAAGAGGAGCTGAAAGATTTCATCCGGTGCGTTCAGGGGAGGCAGAAACCGAAGGTATCGGCAGTCGAGGGCAGAAACGCCCTGCATGTAGTCATGAAGATCACAGACAAGATCATACTATAG
- the trpD gene encoding anthranilate phosphoribosyltransferase has translation MIKEAIKMLVGNISLSEEEMAECMREIMEGKATDAQIGALLTALRLKGESVGEITGAARIMREKASAIKAPEGVLDTCGTGGDMSHTFNISTTTAFVVSGGDVPVAKHGNRSVSSQSGSADVLEALGIRIDLVPDKVEQCLFETGFGFLFAPLFHPAMKYAIGPRREMGIRTIFNILGPITNPAGAKRQILGVFAEKLTDVLALVLGNLGAVDAMVVHGEGGLDEVSISGKTKVARFRDGRVETFYIQPEDFGIWNSDIEHIHGGDKKENAEITLSILRGEKGPRRDIVLMNSAVAFIAAGKTEDFRTAFSMAADSIDSGRALKKLEEVKRVSNSL, from the coding sequence ATGATAAAAGAAGCGATAAAAATGCTCGTCGGCAATATCAGTCTCTCAGAAGAAGAAATGGCCGAATGCATGAGGGAGATCATGGAAGGAAAGGCAACCGATGCACAGATCGGCGCCTTGCTGACCGCCCTCAGACTCAAGGGAGAGTCTGTCGGGGAAATAACCGGAGCGGCACGAATCATGAGAGAGAAAGCATCTGCCATTAAGGCGCCCGAGGGAGTCCTCGATACCTGCGGGACCGGAGGCGACATGTCGCATACCTTCAATATCTCCACAACCACAGCCTTTGTGGTGTCAGGCGGGGATGTGCCGGTGGCAAAGCATGGCAACCGTTCTGTCTCCAGTCAGTCAGGCAGTGCAGATGTGCTCGAAGCACTCGGCATCAGAATAGATCTTGTGCCAGATAAGGTGGAACAGTGCCTTTTTGAGACAGGATTCGGATTTCTTTTCGCACCGTTGTTCCACCCTGCGATGAAATACGCGATCGGGCCCCGCCGTGAAATGGGAATAAGAACCATTTTCAATATACTCGGGCCGATCACGAATCCCGCAGGTGCAAAGAGGCAGATACTCGGCGTATTCGCAGAGAAGCTGACCGATGTCCTCGCACTGGTGCTCGGAAATCTCGGCGCGGTAGATGCAATGGTCGTGCATGGCGAAGGCGGTCTCGACGAAGTGAGCATATCCGGCAAAACAAAGGTTGCGCGGTTCAGGGACGGCCGGGTAGAAACCTTTTATATTCAGCCCGAGGATTTCGGGATATGGAACAGCGACATCGAACATATCCACGGAGGGGACAAGAAGGAAAATGCGGAGATTACCCTTTCCATCCTGAGAGGCGAAAAAGGACCACGAAGGGACATTGTGCTCATGAACTCTGCGGTCGCCTTCATCGCTGCAGGGAAGACTGAGGATTTCAGGACAGCGTTCAGCATGGCCGCTGATTCGATAGATTCAGGCAGGGCACTGAAAAAACTCGAAGAGGTAAAAAGAGTAAGCAATTCACTCTGA
- a CDS encoding aminodeoxychorismate/anthranilate synthase component II: protein MLLMIDNYDSFTYNLVQYLGELGEDIRVFRNDRITLSEIGNLQPERIVISPGPCTPKEAGISIAVITHFAGKIPILGVCLGHQAIGAAFGGEIIRAPRLMHGKTSLIHHDGRTIYASLPNPFEATRYHSLVIRKETLPACLEITAWTDAGEIMGVRHKEYVLEGVQFHPESILTKTGKDLLKNFLKLRIS from the coding sequence ATGCTTCTCATGATCGATAATTATGATTCTTTCACCTATAACCTCGTCCAGTATCTCGGGGAACTGGGTGAAGATATCCGGGTGTTCCGGAATGACAGAATTACCCTGTCTGAAATAGGCAATCTGCAGCCTGAGCGGATCGTGATTTCGCCCGGACCCTGCACCCCCAAAGAAGCGGGGATCTCGATCGCGGTAATCACGCATTTTGCCGGAAAAATCCCGATTCTCGGGGTATGTCTCGGTCATCAGGCAATAGGAGCGGCGTTTGGCGGTGAGATTATCCGGGCTCCGAGGCTTATGCACGGAAAGACTTCTCTCATCCACCACGATGGAAGGACAATCTATGCATCCCTGCCGAATCCGTTCGAGGCAACGAGATATCATTCTCTGGTGATCAGGAAAGAGACGCTCCCTGCCTGCCTAGAAATAACCGCGTGGACAGATGCGGGCGAGATTATGGGCGTCAGGCACAAGGAATACGTTCTCGAGGGAGTGCAGTTTCACCCTGAATCAATCCTTACAAAAACAGGCAAAGACCTTTTAAAGAACTTTCTGAAGCTGCGGATTTCATAA